The following are encoded together in the Gasterosteus aculeatus chromosome 7, fGasAcu3.hap1.1, whole genome shotgun sequence genome:
- the cxxc5a gene encoding CXXC-type zinc finger protein 5 isoform X2, translated as MSSGLSAGGRTEDQEQGGRKQDSPVIERRNRSGIISEPLSKSLKKSRTLSQYTAVSSATGNGHRDNRETKSHPAKPQPPPLPQPTVSALTAAKLDRTLEQVLEGQNGLLHFAQAAALLKRAGMEHMLLPGGMGVGVGSGDAGSGASDLEGTSVTDAVGGPVDFPYGVGGGFPFNPGLFIMTPAGVFLADSALHMAGLAEYPAQSELASAINSGKKKRKRCGMCPPCRRRINCEQCSSCRNRKTGHQICKFRKCEELKKKPSAALEVMLPTGAAFRWFQ; from the exons ATGTCTAGCGGGCTGTCGGCGGGGGGCCGGACAGAGGACCAGGAGCAGGGCGGCCGCAAGCAGGACTCCCCCGTTATAGAGCGCAGGAACCGCAGCGGCATCATCAGTGAGCCCCTGAGCAAGAGCCTTAAGAAGTCACGTACCCTCTCCCAGTACACAGCGGTCTCCTCCGCCACCGGCAATGGACACAGGGACAACAGGGAGACCAAGAGCCACCCGGCCAAGCCTCAGCCGCCCCCGCTGCCTCAGCCCACCGTCTCCGCACTGACGGCAGCCAAGTTGGACCGGACCCTCGAACAGGTTCTGGAGGGACAGAATGGCCTGCTGCACTTTGCCCAGGCGGCAGCGTTGTTAAAGCGGGCCGGTATGGAGCACATGCTCCTGCCCGGGGGCATGGGAGTGGGAGTTGGCAGCGGCGACGCGGGCTCGGGGGCGAGCGACTTGGAGGGCACGTCTGTCACGGACGCCGTAGGTGGTCCCGTTGACTTCCCATATGGAGTAGGGGGTGGTTTCCCCTTCAACCCGGGGCTTTTCATCATGACGCCGGCTGGAGTGTTTCTGGCGGACAGCGCGCTGCACATGGCCGGCCTGGCCGAGTACCCGGCGCAGAGCGAGCTGGCCTCTGCGATCAACTCCGGTAAAAAGAAGCGAAAACGTTGCGGCATGTGCCCACCTTGCCGGCGGCGGATTAACTGCGAGCAATGCAGCAGCTGCCGGAATCGCAAAACGGGCCACCAGATCTGCAAGTTTCGCAAATGTGAGGAACTGAAGAAGAAACCCTCTGCTGCTTTGgag GTGATGCTTCCTACAGGAGCGGCGTTCCGGTGGTTCCAGTAg
- the cxxc5a gene encoding CXXC-type zinc finger protein 5 isoform X1 yields MSSGLSAGGRTEDQEQGGRKQDSPVIERRNRSGIISEPLSKSLKKSRTLSQYTAVSSATGNGHRDNRETKSHPAKPQPPPLPQPTVSALTAAKLDRTLEQVLEGQNGLLHFAQAAALLKRAGMEHMLLPGGMGVGVGSGDAGSGASDLEGTSVTDAVGGPVDFPYGVGGGFPFNPGLFIMTPAGVFLADSALHMAGLAEYPAQSELASAINSGKKKRKRCGMCPPCRRRINCEQCSSCRNRKTGHQICKFRKCEELKKKPSAALEKVMLPTGAAFRWFQ; encoded by the exons ATGTCTAGCGGGCTGTCGGCGGGGGGCCGGACAGAGGACCAGGAGCAGGGCGGCCGCAAGCAGGACTCCCCCGTTATAGAGCGCAGGAACCGCAGCGGCATCATCAGTGAGCCCCTGAGCAAGAGCCTTAAGAAGTCACGTACCCTCTCCCAGTACACAGCGGTCTCCTCCGCCACCGGCAATGGACACAGGGACAACAGGGAGACCAAGAGCCACCCGGCCAAGCCTCAGCCGCCCCCGCTGCCTCAGCCCACCGTCTCCGCACTGACGGCAGCCAAGTTGGACCGGACCCTCGAACAGGTTCTGGAGGGACAGAATGGCCTGCTGCACTTTGCCCAGGCGGCAGCGTTGTTAAAGCGGGCCGGTATGGAGCACATGCTCCTGCCCGGGGGCATGGGAGTGGGAGTTGGCAGCGGCGACGCGGGCTCGGGGGCGAGCGACTTGGAGGGCACGTCTGTCACGGACGCCGTAGGTGGTCCCGTTGACTTCCCATATGGAGTAGGGGGTGGTTTCCCCTTCAACCCGGGGCTTTTCATCATGACGCCGGCTGGAGTGTTTCTGGCGGACAGCGCGCTGCACATGGCCGGCCTGGCCGAGTACCCGGCGCAGAGCGAGCTGGCCTCTGCGATCAACTCCGGTAAAAAGAAGCGAAAACGTTGCGGCATGTGCCCACCTTGCCGGCGGCGGATTAACTGCGAGCAATGCAGCAGCTGCCGGAATCGCAAAACGGGCCACCAGATCTGCAAGTTTCGCAAATGTGAGGAACTGAAGAAGAAACCCTCTGCTGCTTTGgag AAGGTGATGCTTCCTACAGGAGCGGCGTTCCGGTGGTTCCAGTAg